TGTCGATGGCGTCGTACATCTTCGGCTGGGTCATCGAGGGGTCGTCGCCCTCGTTGTGACCGCGGCGCCGGTAGCAGACCATGTCGATGACGACGTCCTTGCCGAACGCCTGGCGGTACTCTACGGCCAGCTTCGCGACCCACACGCAGGCCTCGGGGTCGTCGCCGTTGACGTGGAACACCGGCGCACCGATCATCTTCGCCACGTCGGTGCAGTACTTGCTGGAGCGCGAGTGCTCCGGCGCGGTCGTGTAACCGACCTGGTTGTTGACGATCACGTGCACCGTGCCGCCGGTGCGGTAGCCCCGCAGCAGCGACAGGTTCAGCGTCTCGGCCACCACGCCCTGGCCGGCGAACGCGGCGTCGCCGTGCAGCAGCACCGGCAGGACCGTGAAGCCCTCCTGGCCCTTGTCCAGGATGTCCTGCTTGGCGCGGACGATGCCCTCGAGCACCGGGTCCACGGCCTCCAGGTGCGACGGGTTGGAGGTCAGCGACACCTTGGTCTCGCCGTCGCCGAACATCCGGAAGTACTTGCCCTCGGCACCGAGGTGGTACTTGACGTCACCGGAGCCGTGCGCCTGGCCCGGGTCCAGGTTGCCCTCGAACTCCCGGAAGATCTGCGAGATCGGCTTGCCGACGATGTTGGCCAGCACGTTGAGCCGGCCGCGGTGCGGCATGCCGATGACGACCTCGTCCAGGCCGTGCGCCGCGGAGGTGTCGAGCACCGCGTCCAGCAGCGGCACCACGGTCTCCGCGCCCTCCAGCGAGAAGCGCTTCTGCCCGACGTACTTGGTCTGCAGGAAGGTCTCGAACGCCTCGGCCGCGTTCAGCTTCGACAGGATGTACTTCTGCTCGGTCGGGTCCGGCTTGGTGTGCGGCTTCTCGACCCGCTGCTGGAGCCATTCGCGTTCGTCGGGCTCCAGGATGTGCATGTACTCGACGCCGACGGTGCGGCAGTAGGAGTCGCGCAGCACGCCCAGCACGTCGCGGAGCTTCATGTGCTCCTTGCCGGCGAACCCGCCGACCGCGAACTCCCGGTCCAGGTCCCACAGGGTCAGGCTGTGCGACAGGACGTCCAGGTCCTCGTGCCGCCGCTGCCGGTAGTTCAGCGGGTCGATGTCCGCCATCAGGTGACCGCGGGTGCGGTAGGCGTCGATCAGCTCCAGCACGCGGGCGGTCTTGTCGACCGCGCCCTCCGGGATGTCCTGCGTCCAGCGGACCGGCTCGTACGGGATGCGCAGCGACGCGAAGATGTCGTCGAAGAAGCCGTCCTCGCCGAGCAGCAGCTGGTGCATCCGGCGCAGGAAGTCACCGGACTCCGCGCCCTGGATGACCCGGTGGTCGTAGGTGGACGTCAGCGTCACGATCTTGCTGATGCCCATGTCGACCAGGGTCTTCTCGCTGGCGCCCTGGAACTCGGCCGGGTAGTCCATCGCCCCGACGCCGATGATCGCGCTCTGGCCCTTGGTCAGCCGCGGCACCGAGTGGTTGGTGCCCGACGGGCCCGGGTTGGTCAGCGAGATCGTGGTGCCCTGGAAGTCCTCCGTGGTCAGCGCGTTGCTGCGCGCCTTGCGGATGATGTCCTCGTAGGCCTGCCAGAACTGGTAGAACGTCATGTCCTCGCAGCCCTTGATGGAGGCGACCACGAGGTTGCGCGCACCGTCCTTGCCCGGCAGGTCGATCGCCAGGCCCAGGTTGATGTGCTCCGGCGTGACGACCGCGGGCTTGCCCCTCTCGTCCACGCCGTAGTGGCGGTTCATGTTCGGGAAGTCCTTGACCGCCCGGACCAGCGCGTAGCCGATCAGGTGGGTGAAGGAGACCTTCCCGCCCTTGTTCCGCTTCAGGTGGTTGTTGATGACGATGCGGTTGTCGAACAGCAGCTTGGCCGGCACCGCGCGCACGCTCGTGGCGGTCGGCACGGTCAGCGACTGGTCCATGTTCTTGGCGATCGCGGCCGCCGCACCGCGCAGCGGCTTGACGTCACCGGCGGCCTGCGGCTCCTTCACCGGAGCGGCCTTCGCGGCCTGCTGCGGAGACGGCTTCGGGGTGGCGGGCTTGCTCGCCGCCGGGGTCGCCGTGGTGGCGGGCGGGTTGGGGGCCTGGCCGTTGGTCGTCGCGGTCGCCGTCGCGGTCGCCGTGGAGGGGGCCGCTGCAGCAGCTGCCGCAGCAGCGGAGTTGTCGGTGGCTGCCTGACCCGGCTTGTAGTCGGCGAAGAATTCGTGCCACGCCGAGTCTACGGAAGTGGGATCCTGGAGGAACTGCTCGTACATCTCCTCGATCAACCACTCATTGGGGCCGAACTGTGACGCAGGGCTGCTGCTGGACACGGCTGGCGTTCGCCTCGATCCATATGCTCGTGATTTACAGACACACTCGGGTACCAGGCTAGCGGTCCGATTCGCGAGGTTGGCACACAGGACGGCCGTTCGACTGACGAGGTCCGTCACAGGATCGATCAGGAAAGGCCGGAGCGCGCCGAGACCGACCTGGTCCGGTCACACGAACGATCAACGGCCGCACGTAGCATGCCTCACTTGCGGTTGGCGTAGCTTGCTAGTACTCCACCTGGGTTGTCGCCCGCCCCCAGTATGACGTTTCAGCGACACGCTGTGTTCCCCACCCGTGACTGGGAACACCCGTTTCCGCGATCCGCCGCACCACCACCCCCGTCGGCCCCGGTGTGCACTCCCGCCCCCGCCCGGCGGGGCCGGGACGTGTCCCGCGCCACGCCTGCGGGGCGGTGGGTGACAGGAAGGTTCCCATCCTCACTCCACCGGTCACCCCGGCGCCGCGGCCGCAGGGGTGACAGGGAGGTTCCCATCCGCACGTCGCCGGCGGGTGCCGCGTGACAGGAAGGTTCCCATCCTCCACCGCCGTCAGGCGATGCTGGAGGTGTCGGCGATCGGGGGCCGCTCCGCGGTCGGGTCCGCCGCGCGCCACAGGCGCGCGTAGTGGCCGCCTGCGGCGAGGAGCTCGTCGTGGGAGCCCTGCTCGACGATCCGGCCGTCGTCGACGACGACGATGCGGTCCGCGCGGGCGGCCGTCGCCAGCCGGTGCGCGACCACGAACGTGGTCCGCTTGGCGGCCAGCTGGTCACTCGCCGCGATCACCATCGACTCCGTGGCCGGGTCCAGCGCCGCGGTCGCCTCGTCGAGCAGCAGCACGTCCGGGTCGACCAGCTCCGCGCGGGCCAGCGCCACCAGCTGCCGCTGGCCGGCGGACAGGCCGCGCCCGCGCTCACCGACCTGCTGGCGGAAGCCGCGGGGCAGCATCGCGATCCCCGGCAGCGCGCCGACCGCCCGGGCCGCGCCCTCCACCTCGGCGGGCTCCGCGTCCGGCCGCGCGTAGGCGATGTTGTCCGCGACGTCCCCGGTGAACAGGTGCCCCTCCTGCGGCACCACCGCCAGCCTGCGGTGGAACGCGGCCAGGTCGTAGCGGCGCACGTCCACCCCGTCGACCAGCACCGCCCCCTCGGTGACGTCGTAGAACCGCGCGATCAGCTTGATCAGCGTCGACTTGCCCGCACCGGTGGCGCCGACCAGCGCGACGGTCTCCCCGGGGCGCACCCGCAGCGAGACGTCGCGCAGCGCGTACTGCTCGGTGCCGGGGTAGCGGAACGACACCTCCCGCAGCTCCACCTCGCCCTCGAACCGCTCGGGCACCGGTGCCGGGTCGCTCGGCGCGGGCACGGAGGTCGGCGTGCGCAGCAGGTCGCCGATGCGCCGCAACCCGACCTTGGCCTGCTGGTAGCCGTCGAAGACCCCGGACAGCTGCTGCACCGGGGAGAAGAACAACCCGAGGTAGAGCAGGAACGCCACCAGCACACCCGCGGTCAAGTCACCCGAGGCGACCCGCGCGGCGCCCACCCCGAGCACCGCCGCCTGCGCGACCTCCGACAGCAGCGACACGAACGGGAAGTAGGTGGCGATGTAGCGCTGGGCGCGCAGCCGCGACCGGCGGTAGGCGTCGCTGCGCTGCGCGAACAGCTTCGCCGCGTGCCCCTCACGGCGGTGCGCCTGCGCGACCCGCATCCCCGAGACGTTCTCCTGCAGGTCGGCGTTGACCGTGCTGACCCGCTCGCGCGCCTCGGCGTAGGCCGTCGACGACACGCGGCGGAAGACCACCGTCGCCACCAGCAGCACCGGCAGCACCGCCATCGCGACCAGCGCCAGCGACACGTCGGTCACCAGCAGCGCGCCCGCGATGCCGACCAGGGTGAGCACGCTCACCACGAACGTCGCCAGCCCGGTCTGCAGGAACGTCGACAGCGCGTCGACGTCGGTGGTCATCCGCGTCATGATCCGGCCCGCGAGCTCGCGCTCGAAGTAGTCCAGGCCGAGCCGCTGCAGGTGCGCGAAGCTGCGCAACCGCAGCAGGTAGAGCAGGGTCTCGCCGGTCCGCGCCGTGATGATGGTCTGCAGCCTGACCACCAGCCA
This region of Saccharopolyspora hordei genomic DNA includes:
- a CDS encoding multifunctional oxoglutarate decarboxylase/oxoglutarate dehydrogenase thiamine pyrophosphate-binding subunit/dihydrolipoyllysine-residue succinyltransferase subunit, whose protein sequence is MSSSSPASQFGPNEWLIEEMYEQFLQDPTSVDSAWHEFFADYKPGQAATDNSAAAAAAAAAPSTATATATATTNGQAPNPPATTATPAASKPATPKPSPQQAAKAAPVKEPQAAGDVKPLRGAAAAIAKNMDQSLTVPTATSVRAVPAKLLFDNRIVINNHLKRNKGGKVSFTHLIGYALVRAVKDFPNMNRHYGVDERGKPAVVTPEHINLGLAIDLPGKDGARNLVVASIKGCEDMTFYQFWQAYEDIIRKARSNALTTEDFQGTTISLTNPGPSGTNHSVPRLTKGQSAIIGVGAMDYPAEFQGASEKTLVDMGISKIVTLTSTYDHRVIQGAESGDFLRRMHQLLLGEDGFFDDIFASLRIPYEPVRWTQDIPEGAVDKTARVLELIDAYRTRGHLMADIDPLNYRQRRHEDLDVLSHSLTLWDLDREFAVGGFAGKEHMKLRDVLGVLRDSYCRTVGVEYMHILEPDEREWLQQRVEKPHTKPDPTEQKYILSKLNAAEAFETFLQTKYVGQKRFSLEGAETVVPLLDAVLDTSAAHGLDEVVIGMPHRGRLNVLANIVGKPISQIFREFEGNLDPGQAHGSGDVKYHLGAEGKYFRMFGDGETKVSLTSNPSHLEAVDPVLEGIVRAKQDILDKGQEGFTVLPVLLHGDAAFAGQGVVAETLNLSLLRGYRTGGTVHVIVNNQVGYTTAPEHSRSSKYCTDVAKMIGAPVFHVNGDDPEACVWVAKLAVEYRQAFGKDVVIDMVCYRRRGHNEGDDPSMTQPKMYDAIDKMRSVRKVYTESLIGRGDMTVEEAEKALKDYAAQLEHVFNEVRELEKHPPAPSPSVESEQQVPRGLATAISRETVERIAEAQINLPEGFTPHPRVKPVLERRAKMAREGGIDWAFGELLAFGSLVMEGRPVRLTGQDSRRGTFGQRHSVLIDRKTNAEYTPLQHLSEDQAKFLVYDSALSEFAALGFEYGYSVGNPDALVLWEAQFGDFFNGAQSIIDEFISSGEAKWGQRSDVVMLLPHGHEGQGPDHTSGRIERWLQLCAEGSMTVAMPSTPANYFHLLRRHALDGIHRPLVVFTPKSMLRLKAATSPVEDFTEGKFTSVIDDPTQPDPNSVRKLVLCTGKLYYELAAHREKEGITDTAIARLEQLYPLPHRKLGALLERYGNVDEVRWVQEEPANQGAWPFLGLTLPELFPQLVGKLKRVSRRPMAAPATGLAKVHEVEQAEVVRNAFA